In Candidatus Angelobacter sp., one genomic interval encodes:
- the mgtE gene encoding magnesium transporter, with protein sequence GREEVAGILNDISPDDRTALLEELPSAVTQKLLALLKPEERKIATDLLGYPKDSIGRRMTPEYVAVKQNWTIAEVLEHLRREKQKRDSVSQLYVVDDRGRLVDFVRLRDLVVSDPQVPVSELLQNQNLALNATDDQETAIAAFKKYDVTILPVIDGKGVIVGVVTVDDVLDLVEKEATEDIQKLGGVEALDAPYFRIGLLEMLKKRAPWLSILFISEMFTSTAMGYFENEIEKAAVLAIFLPLILSSGGNSGSQGTTLIIRAMALRDISLKDWWRVFKRELATGFLLGCSLAVLGIARILLWQLLHLKDYGPYYLLLAFTIGGSLVGVVLWGSLVGAMLPMLLRFCKLDPATCSAPFVATLVDVTGIIIYFTLAFRVLHGKLL encoded by the coding sequence TGGGCAGGGAGGAAGTCGCGGGCATTCTCAATGATATTTCCCCCGACGACCGCACGGCGTTGTTGGAAGAGCTGCCGTCCGCGGTCACACAAAAACTCCTGGCGCTGCTCAAACCGGAAGAGCGCAAAATCGCCACCGACCTGCTGGGGTATCCAAAAGACTCGATTGGCCGGCGCATGACGCCCGAATACGTGGCAGTCAAACAAAACTGGACCATCGCCGAAGTCCTTGAACATTTGCGCCGCGAAAAACAGAAACGTGATTCGGTAAGCCAGCTTTACGTCGTGGATGACCGCGGCCGGCTCGTGGATTTCGTCCGGCTGCGCGACCTCGTCGTTTCAGATCCCCAGGTGCCTGTGAGTGAATTGTTGCAAAACCAGAACCTTGCGCTCAACGCGACCGATGACCAGGAGACCGCTATTGCCGCGTTCAAGAAGTACGACGTGACGATCCTGCCCGTCATCGACGGCAAGGGCGTCATCGTGGGGGTTGTCACGGTGGACGATGTGCTCGATCTTGTGGAAAAGGAAGCGACCGAGGATATTCAAAAGCTGGGCGGTGTAGAAGCCCTGGACGCCCCCTATTTTCGCATTGGTTTGCTGGAAATGCTGAAGAAACGCGCGCCCTGGCTTTCCATTTTGTTCATCAGTGAAATGTTCACCTCAACCGCCATGGGTTATTTCGAGAACGAAATTGAAAAGGCCGCTGTGCTGGCCATTTTTCTGCCCCTGATATTGTCCAGTGGCGGTAATTCGGGTTCCCAGGGCACGACGCTCATCATCCGTGCAATGGCGTTGCGCGACATTTCGTTGAAGGATTGGTGGCGCGTCTTCAAGCGCGAACTGGCGACGGGCTTTCTGCTGGGCTGTTCACTCGCGGTGCTGGGCATTGCGCGCATCCTCCTTTGGCAGTTGTTGCACTTGAAAGACTACGGACCTTATTACCTTTTGCTGGCCTTCACGATCGGCGGAAGCCTTGTGGGCGTGGTGTTATGGGGCAGCCTCGTGGGCGCGATGCTGCCGATGTTGTTGCGATTTTGCAAGCTGGACCCTGCCACGTGCTCCGCGCCGTTCGTCGCCACCCTGGTGGATGTGACCGGAATCATCATCTATTTTACGCTGGCGTTTCGCGTGCTGCACGGAAAACTGCTCTGA